In Myotis daubentonii chromosome 10, mMyoDau2.1, whole genome shotgun sequence, one genomic interval encodes:
- the PDK4 gene encoding pyruvate dehydrogenase kinase, isozyme 4 — MKAVRFVMRGAGTLSRASPVPREVEHFSRYSPSPLSMKQLLDFGSENACERTSFAFLRQELPVRLANILKEIDILPDQLVNTSSVQLVKNWYIQSLMDLVEFHEKSPEDQKALAEFVDTLIKVRNRNHNVVPTMAQGIIEYKNGYEFDPVTNQNLQYFLDRFYMNRISTRMLMNQHILLFSDSQTGNPTHIGSIDPNCDVAAVVQDAYECAKMLCDQYYLTSPELKLTQVNGKSPGQPIHIVYVPSHLHHMLFELFKNAMRATVEHQENLPSLTPVEVIVVLGKEDLTIKISDRGGGVPLRITDRLFSYTYSTAPTPVMDNSRNAPLAGFGYGLPISRLYAKYFQGDLNLYSLSGYGTDAIIYLKALSSESVEKLPVFNKSAFKHYQMNPEADDWCIPSKEPKNLAKEKVAV, encoded by the exons ATGAAGGCGGTCCGCTTCGTGATGCGCGGCGCCGGCACGCTGAGCCGCGCCAGCCCGGTCCCCCGCGAGGTCGAACATTTCTCCCGGTACAGCCCGTCCCCGCTGTCCATGAAGCAGCTGCTGGACTTCG GTTCGGAAAATGCATGTGAAAGAACTTCTTTTGCATTTTTGAGACAAGAATTACCTGTGAGGCTTGCCAATATCCTGAAGGAAATTGATATCCTCCCTGATCAATTAGTAAATACCTCTTCAGTGCAGTTAGTTAAAAACTG GTATATCCAGAGCCTGATGGATTTGGTGGAATTCCATGAGAAAAGCCCAGAAGACCAGAAAGCATTAGCAGA GTTTGTAGATACTCTCATCAAAGTCCGAAATAGAAACCATAATGTAGTTCCTACAATGGCACAAGGAATCATAGAATATAAAAATGGCTATGAATTTGACCCAGTCACCAATCAAAATCTTCAGTATTTCTTGGACCGATTTTACATGAACCGTATTTCTACACGGATGCTAATGAACCAACACA TTCTTTTATTTAGTGACTCACAGACAGGAAACCCAACCCACATTGGAAGTATTGATCCAAACTGTGATGTAGCAGCAGTGGTCCAAG ATGCCTATGAGTGTGCAAAGATGCTTTGTGATCAGTATTATTTAACATCTCCTGAATTAAAACTCACACAAGTGAACG GAAAGTCTCCAGGGCAGCCAATTCACATTGTGTACGTTCCTTCTCACCTTCACCATATGCTCTTTGAACTATTCAAG aatGCAATGAGGGCAACAGTTGAACACCAGGAAAACTTGCCTTCCCTCACACCAGTTGAGGTGATTGTTGTCTTGGGAAAAGAAGATCTTACAATTAAG atttCAGACAGAGGAGGCGGCGTTCCCCTGAGGATCACTGACCGCCTCTTTAGTTATACCTACTCCACCGCACCAACGCCTGTGATGGATAACTCCCGGAATGCTCCTTTG GCCGGTTTTGGTTATGGCTTGCCTATTTCTCGTCTCTATGCCAAGTACTTTCAAGGAGACCTGAATCTCTACTCTTTATCAGGATATGGAACAGATGCTATCATCTACTTAAAG GCTTTGTCTTCCGAGTCTGTAGAGAAACTCCCGGTCTTTAACAAATCAGCCTTTAAGCATTATCAGATGAACCCCGAGGCTGACGACTGGTGCATCCCAAGCAAGGAACCAAAGAACCTGGCGAAGGAAAAAGTGGCCGTGTGA